NNNNNNNNNNNNNNNNNNNNNNNNNNNNNNNNNNNNNNNNNNNNNNNNNNNNNNNNNNNNNNNNNNNNNNNNNNNNNNNNNNNNNNNNNNNNNNNNNGGCCAAATTAGGTACTAGGTAGGATTAGGCTTTGTATATTTGGCCACCCAAGCTATGAACAGATTGTTTAGGACAAGATTACCTGCTGTTATTCCCCTAATGAACTCTGAATGTTGCTTTGTAGAAGAATAGGACACAGTGCAATATAATATAAAGGGCTTCTATTGTTTGGATATGTAGTTTTATGATGGAAAAGAATTGTTTCAACTTGAAGCTCGATATTTAATTCCTCCCAATCTGGAGTGTACAGGGTAGAAATCCATTTATTCAAACCTTGAAGTGGAATAATAATTCTACTcttttggttttcatctcttaaATCACATTCCACTCCACTCTACTCTTCACTTTTCCATCAATCCAAACATAGTCTAGAGTCTTTGTTTCAGGTGGATTTAAGGATTATCATAACTAGATGGTTCTTAGACCTTTTTTGTTCTTTTTGTGCTGGTTAAGGTGGCTTCGTGTTGAGGAGAGAAACTAACCAGTCATATCTTTACTTATGATCCACTGCACACGTCTTAAGCCATGTGATGGGTTCTTGTCAATCTTGTGTTTCCTGAAGTCCTCTATCCTTCAAACTTGTTTGCCTAGGGCATTTTGAATAGCATACCATTATTTGGGATAACTGTACGCCCAGATACCCAACACAACAATATCTTCTCGCCTCAATTGATTTATTCTTTATTATGTCNNNNNNNNNCCCCcgcctctcttttctctttctcttctctccaCTATGGTAATTTGACTAATTAACGTATATGTGTTGAGCTCAATCCCAAGCTGCATTCCTATGGCTCTTCTTACGTCAGCTGAAATGATAACAGCCATTTATCAGAATGCATCCAATTTTTATGATTATGGATATGACTTTCTTATGTCAACTTTTGAAGTTTATATAGTATTTTAGTCCTGTCATAATCTTGTAGATTTGTTCTGTGATAACAATATAACATATTACTTGATTGGCAGTCCTTGCTCGTAGCGGACTCTTTCATAAGTGAAGCAACAATTTACATACACAGCTGAAAACAAATCGGTTATTTCAGGGAAGGATTCAAACATTGTTTCATGAATTTATGGATTAGGATGGAATGATTCTTGGTTTTtcatctttttatttgatttttggcACTTTGTGCTAAGTTGATCAGTTCAGTTCTACACTTTTATCTTTTCACTCCTTAGTGCTTAGCAGGCATATGTTTTTCAAGTTGAATTAATCCTTTGTACGATTTCATTCCATTCTTCATTGCAAGTAATTTTGggttttcaatttcttgttgggAGCAGAGTGGAGCTTGTCACTTGTTgctcataattttttatttgcatagGTAAGCTAATCTCACACTTAGACACATTATTAGAGTTCAAATTGTAAAACAGTCCATTGTTAGGTGAGCATTTCATATTCAATCATGGTCATGTTTCAGACTTTAAGAGTTTCAGGGTGGAATTTACTACGGTGCTAGATTGCTGCCCAAAACacttcctattttattatttaggcTTCATTTCTATTAATTCAAGGTGGGATGGATTTTTATGGTTCTCAAATGACGTACTTCGAATTACAACAAAGTTAACATTATTTTGACTCCGCTTATATTAATACAAGGTGCGATGAAATTTATCAGATAAAGTACATCTTTAAGTACTATGTTGGCCAACGATTTAATTCTTAGTGGTTCAACTTTTCGGAGACTAACAGCCTGtggtttgcatttttattttattattgagaATGGTTGTGTTAGGATTTAGAAACCAGCTTTTTTTTAACCAATAATCAgtcaacaaaaataaataaagattaagaaagaaaaagtagaactttaaaagaaaagaaaaatattacaaatgaaattgaaaatacaAAACCTGATAAACCTGAATGGTCCACATAATATTTTGAAGACTGACCGAGTCATTTACTCGAATAACCATTGCCATTTTTGGCTGTGTATTCATCATTGGTTTTCAACCTCACAATGGCAATTAGTCCTTTTAAATTAAACTCCAAGAACACCCACATGGTCCCGTTGGCGCAGTGATCATTCAATTAGAAGCAGCCAAGAATTAAGAATGCTTTCCTTAACTTGCACAATATGCTGTGTTGTATCTTCTTCATTTAACACTGATGAGGTGGAGTAGCTAGCTGGTTTTGTATGGTGATATGTTTGTCAGTGATCAACACTTTATTCTGTTGCACGTGAAAGTTTTCCTTTCTTAAAATCACAACTATATTCTAAGCTGGATAATATGCCAAGAAAGCTTGCCACTTAGCTTTCCATTCTCATTAGGAGAAAACACCACGCTTGTATAAATATATAGATTAATTTAATAAAGTCATGTTTACATTTTATTACATAGTAATGAAGGTAATCTGTTTAGAGTCTTTTAATAGCCCAACTCATATTTTCAGTTTTGGATTTAGTTTAATATTAATGGGCTCTTACTTTTAAATGTAAGAAAAATCCACAATGTAGGGGCCTCACACACATATTCAGAGGTTTAGGGTACATCATGATCACGTGAATAATTAGAATGTTATGAATGGGAACATAACTAACTGTATAGTTCATATCCACACTTGCTGGAAATCACAAAAgcctttttgttttttatttttatatgataaaagaaaatataaaacctTAGCTTGGCGTACAAATCCTTATCATATTTAATCTATTTTCTTGTCTACTAAGCACATGAAAGAGGGATCATGATTCACGACCCCTGAGCCACCACTTATACTGTTCATGCTGTCTAATGTTATCTCCCAAAATTCATAGCAACCTTGAAATGATTGTTGAAATTATTTGGTAGCGTCAATGATTGTTGGTATCAACATATCGACAACACTTTAATCCGCACAATGTGAAGAGTTTATCTGGCCTAATTATAATATTTTGATAAATTATCTCCCGATATCTTTTTTATATTTACAGTTAATTTTACCGTTTAGAAAATTACCACTTGGTTCTGTTCTTAGTTCTTACTTGGTTCAAGCAACATACCCAGATTGTAAGGGATAAGTTAAAGTATGTAGAatcaaaagggaaaaacaaaaagggCCTAAAATTCACTATAAGAGTCCTGCTAGaaagccaatggaatatttgtacaatgtgtatatgagttacaaaatgaacataaCCCATGATAAGCATTcggtactagggataataaacatcttatatcataaaaccactcatcccaaaagctggcttttggggttcaccaaggatcAAACTCTTAACCTTTCGGATCTAGAGTTCTGATACCATATCATGATATCACTCATCCCAGAAGCTTACACTGATGGAAaaatgtaacactaatgattatatctctaatatttccTAAATcttcattatacacattgtacaaatattctatttGCTCCCTAAACTTTCCCTCACTGTAAAGATGGGATACGTCTATAGTATTTTCCATTTACTTGTGTTACTCAATTACATATCTAACAAATTCAAGTTTTAAAACATATTAATTAATGTTCATTAATGATAGTGTCTAGAGAAAGCATCAACCACATGGTGTATCACTGTATTGCACACTTCATTTTCACTCATGGAAAAACAAGTTATATATTAGTACCCAAATTCTTAGGGaacagaaaattttgaaatagtaAATTAGTGTGCTCTCAAGGTGGGGcacatttttcttcttaatttccAAGTGTGTGCTCTCTGCTTTGCTCACACATACTAAAGTCTAAAACTTACCACTATTTTTGCAACTAAAAATTGATTACTTTGTCTAAAAAGTATAGTATAGAGAAAGGACCATGCATGCATGGTGGATTTTCTTGAAGATCCGAGGGGAGCGGtggaatatataataatatttttttcgtaCAAAGTTTATACATCTTCCGTAGTAACCCTAATCAGACAAGCAAGCCAATGAGAGTGGGCAAAGTGGATTTGAATTTATTGATAGTTAGATATAagagtaaattattatttttaatcatgAAACTTTGAAATGTTGATAAATTTATTacgaataaataaattaattttgtatttacGAATGATATTTTTATGTGATAAAAGTACACAAATATTAGttttatttatgttaaatttactaatattttaaattttcatgagtaaaatgataattttttatCTTTCATAAATACAATGTTAGTTCAATTTATTCATGAATAAATTTATCAACGCTTTAAAAATTGaaagataaaaaattataatttactcTAAATATAATGTAAGCTATCAACATTGAACAAATGAATATATGCTCATATGTATCTTAATTAAACTATCAAAGTTTTTCTATTTAATAGATAAATTTTTTTGGTTTAAGATTATGGGTTTTATTAGATTGCattgtttgtttcttttttttttttctttcaaaaaaagtGATTTTACAATTTAAGTAATCCACATAAGTAAATAAACTAAATTGTGTCCAACTACTAATAGCAGCAGTTGGCCCTTACATTTAATGAATTAATGTGAGTCACGTCAAGCAAGCTAACCACCACTATTTATAAGCTTCAAACTTACCTTCTTCTCTTCAAAGTTTTGTTTTCTGGTTTAAATTTCCTACTATATAGTTAATAAGTTATTATCATCATCCGATCCATTGCTTATTGGTCTTCCATAAGTGATGGCGTTTGCTCATCAAGTTGTCACAGCACTTGTTTTTGTGTTAGTTTTGACCAACGTTGACCCCTCAGCATGCCAATTGGTGAAGGGCAAAGTCTCCTGCAATGACTGCACTCATCAAAACTACGATTTCTCTGGTTTGTCtctgattaattaattatttattctcCTAATTATTAGCTTTCTTTATGGTTCTTAAATATATTATTCTgcttattaaatatatatataaattatttaataattaatagatAACATACAACAACGATATATGTAGTACTCTAGAAAACAGAGTAATAAATCTTAGATATGATATCAATTAAGATATATAGATATGTAAATTATTATGTATCTAGATTGGTTCAACTGTGtgtaaattaatatatattgcTTAGAAGTTAGAAATGCATATTCACCAACTTTTTATTGATTCGTGTTAGAAGATCAGATGTTCATGATCCAACCCAACTCGATAATTTCTTGCCCAGATTCAAAGCCACTTTTGTCAAGTCTGagttttaaattctttttttctttttcatcatcatgtAAATTCTTAAAAGTATACATAATATCTTTGTATATTAATAAATCGGATATTTATTATCAAAGCACGCATTAATTGATGGAAAAATATAGTCAAAGTGCAGTGATACTGTATCTATAATTATTTGTGTTGGTTTCAGGGATCAAGGTGTCAGTGAAGTGTGAAGGTGTGAAAAAGGTAGCCATGGCAACAACACAAGATAACGGCACCTTCAAGGTTGACCTCCCCTTTGACcagcataataataataattttatgaaGAAGTGCCAAGCAAAAATTATTGGAGGACCAAATCACATATATGCCAGAAAGAAGAACCAGGTGTCAGAAATTGTAATGAAGGGCAATGAGGTAAAACTATCAAGTCCTCTTAGCTTCTTCAAAGAATGCCCCCAACAACACATTGAATATTGCAACGCGTTCGCTTCATCCAAAACCTTCGATTTCGATTTCCCTTTTCCTCCCGAGTGGGGCTTGGCACCCTCTAGTTACTACTTTCCTTATTTCTTCCCTATAATTGGAATACCTTGATATATATTTTTCACTATTTGCATATACTTAATAATGAACGGAATTAAGAAAATTCTATGATCTAGAGGTCGTTACAATTATGAGTCTACCTATATATGTACTTGTGGGGTTGCCAAATTAAAGCTAGCTAGCACATATTGTTATAATAAAGCACTATCTATATTACTAGCTCTTTGTTTTCTAACTCATTCATACTGAGACATAGTCAAGTGCTTCGATCCCTAAATTAGGTCTCTCAGGTTCAACATTTTCTAAAGTCACGTGTATGGGTAATACTAGGTAACTAATAACTTTTTTAATAACATGAACAATTACCAATCAAATTAAAACACATTACATTTTTAAATTAtctacctaaatcttaatattaaactactcttctactttagctcatgacaacaataaagaagtatcgtggcccacaaattcagcccaacaaaatacaaaaattcaattttaattttaatctttattatcttatctttatcttatcttatctttatgttatcttctcttcttatcttatctttacttttatctttcataggacaatgttctatatatatttagttttaccctcaTAATTTACAACACATGTTCAattcattcaatcaacaatcaataaaatttcttcatctttttctttcacaattcttttattttcctattctttcacaattttatcatggtatcagagccatggtatcctccttgaggagGATATATAAGTTATCATCTCTTCGGTGAGAAATCACCTTGCTTCTTTTTCAACTTCCTCCCACAATAAATAATCATAGATTTAGTTACATGCATCCAAGTGAAAATTCTACCACAGTTTTGATTATCCCGGTTCTTTACCAGCAATTCCGTCTGCGCCTTCTTGTATTTCATCTGCAACTTCTTCCGGGAGTTTCGTCAGTATTCTGTTTCAGCAGTTCAATCTGCATCTGTTctagcagttccatctgcgctctTATTGCGCTCTACGCGCCATTTGAAGACCACTCTTATTGCGCCATACGCGCCCTCTAAAGATCAATCTTGTTGCGTTTTACacgcttatttttttattttttatttttttattttttattttttcattctttttttttatgaagaTCGCTACTTGCTCTCTCTCcctcaagcacagcatctccttttatgtattttttgtcATCGGCAGCTCAAGCTCCGCCGCACGCAATTGTTTAaagatcgctgctcaagcacagcatctccttttatgtatttttgtcgTCGGCAGCTCAAGCTCCGCCGCACGCAATTGTTTAaagatcgctgctcaagcacagcatctccttttatgtTTTTGCCGCCGGCAGCTCAAGCTCCGCTGCGCGCATTTTTGAAGATCGCTGCTCAAGtacagcatctccttttatatttttgccgtCGACAGCTCAAGCTCCGCCGCACGCATCTTCCTCCGCGTCACTACGTCAGAGGCGTCTTCCTCAACAATTTCATTGGAATTTATCCAAGCTGTGGATTATTGACATCTTTCATCCACCAGCTTGCGGGGGcatattaaactactcttctactttagcccatgacaacaataaagaagtatcgtggcccacaaattcagcccaacaaaatacaaaaattcaattttaattttaatctttattattttatcttatcttatctttatgttatcttctcttcttatcttatctttacttttatctttcataggacaatgttctatatatatttagttttaccctcaTAATTTACAACACATGTTCAattcattcaatcaacaatcaataaaatttcttcatctttttctttcacaattcttttattttcctattctttcacaattttatcatcttaatattagaataactatcCGCACacctaataaaatgaacatccgatatatttattgttcacattgtttagtatttttattgtttACTTATACTTTTTTTACATATATTTATGTCGAATTACATTAATTGAGTTCACGACGAATAATATGTATAC
The DNA window shown above is from Arachis ipaensis cultivar K30076 chromosome B08, Araip1.1, whole genome shotgun sequence and carries:
- the LOC107611840 gene encoding uncharacterized protein LOC107611840; this encodes MAFAHQVVTALVFVLVLTNVDPSACQLVKGKVSCNDCTHQNYDFSGIKVSVKCEGVKKVAMATTQDNGTFKVDLPFDQHNNNNFMKKCQAKIIGGPNHIYARKKNQVSEIVMKGNEVKLSSPLSFFKECPQQHIEYCNAFASSKTFDFDFPFPPEWGLAPSSYYFPYFFPIIGIP